CCGTGGAAGAACGGCCGTTAGCCCTCACCCTTCGGGCCAGAGCGCCCGAAGGCCTCTCCCTCGGGAGACCTTTGCATAACCCGAGGTAGAGGCGATAATCATACCTGTGCGAGGAAGATATAGCAAAATGGAGTGAGCCATGCACCGCAATATGGGAAACCCGTCCATGATCGAAGCGTTCCTTCCCGAGCAGGTTGGGCGTAACGAGCGATTGGAGAGGATAGCCCAAGTTGTGGACTGGGAAAAGATGGGAAAGCTGGTGTCAGATATC
This genomic window from SAR202 cluster bacterium contains:
- a CDS encoding IS5/IS1182 family transposase — its product is MHRNMGNPSMIEAFLPEQVGRNERLERIAQVVDWEKMGKLVSDI